A region from the Nocardioides exalbidus genome encodes:
- a CDS encoding copper resistance protein CopC has protein sequence MTTYARPARWRRILRTGVGPVLAALVACACVLLGSAPASAHAELVGTDPAEGAVVATAPGSVSLTFNEPVRLTSQEVAVYDAEGDPVDSSAGANGDVVTVTLPGAADLADGTYVVSWNVLSDDGHPVAGALTFSIGSPSASVAAPPEPSTSSAVVTVLRDVVTVVTVVGLLLAAGLALFVAFVLPRTWGGGEVRSRLRRLTSYAAGAGAVGAVLQVPVAAVYGQGLELTDVVSSFDVSLVTNELLSAALVVVGLGVVVRTMSDAPPGPTAARVLGAGSLLALAGPSMVGHTRAFAPSPVLVFYDVLHVTAGAVWLGGLVGLVLTLGALAGRELLAAQALARFSTFAAVSLLVVAGAGAFLSWRILGSWAGFVETTYGRLLLVKIGIALLVAGIGAWNRWRTLPAVRAATGFADRGRAAGLVTRAVRVEAALLVVLLGVTGFLVNQSPRPAPVTAASGTTGVGAATAGDLRVLAVLDPRRTGSNTVLVQVQDASGEPYDPPSNPVVELRTEGLDIGAVAVVPIAAGTYRGRVVIPRAGEWEVQVSIPLSRFENPVTTVRLSVRP, from the coding sequence GTGACGACGTACGCGCGACCGGCGCGGTGGCGCCGGATCCTCCGCACAGGGGTGGGTCCGGTCCTCGCCGCGCTGGTCGCGTGTGCCTGCGTGCTCCTCGGCAGCGCGCCGGCCTCGGCGCACGCCGAGCTGGTCGGCACCGACCCCGCGGAGGGAGCGGTCGTCGCGACCGCGCCCGGGTCGGTGAGCCTGACCTTCAACGAGCCGGTCCGGCTGACCTCGCAGGAGGTGGCCGTCTACGACGCCGAGGGCGACCCGGTCGACTCCTCGGCGGGCGCCAACGGCGACGTCGTCACCGTGACGCTGCCCGGGGCGGCCGACCTCGCCGACGGCACCTACGTCGTGTCATGGAACGTGCTCTCCGACGACGGCCACCCCGTCGCGGGTGCGCTGACCTTCTCGATCGGCTCGCCCAGCGCGTCGGTCGCGGCGCCGCCGGAGCCGTCGACCTCGTCGGCGGTCGTGACCGTGCTGCGCGACGTGGTCACCGTGGTGACCGTCGTCGGGCTGCTGCTCGCCGCCGGCCTGGCGCTCTTCGTCGCCTTCGTGCTGCCCCGGACGTGGGGAGGTGGCGAGGTGCGCTCGCGGCTGCGCCGCCTGACGTCGTACGCCGCCGGGGCGGGCGCGGTCGGCGCGGTCCTGCAGGTGCCGGTCGCGGCGGTCTACGGCCAGGGCCTCGAGCTCACCGACGTGGTCTCGTCGTTCGACGTCTCCCTCGTCACCAACGAGCTGCTCAGCGCCGCCCTGGTGGTCGTCGGGCTGGGTGTCGTGGTGCGCACGATGTCGGACGCGCCACCCGGACCCACGGCCGCGCGCGTGCTCGGAGCGGGCTCGCTGCTGGCGCTCGCCGGCCCGTCGATGGTCGGCCACACCCGCGCCTTCGCCCCGTCGCCGGTCCTCGTCTTCTACGACGTCCTCCACGTCACCGCCGGTGCCGTCTGGCTCGGCGGCCTGGTCGGGCTCGTGCTCACGCTCGGCGCGCTCGCCGGCCGGGAGCTGCTCGCCGCCCAGGCCCTGGCCCGCTTCTCGACGTTCGCGGCGGTCTCCCTGCTGGTCGTCGCGGGCGCCGGCGCCTTCCTGAGCTGGCGGATCCTCGGCTCGTGGGCCGGGTTCGTCGAGACGACCTACGGCCGCCTCCTGCTGGTCAAGATCGGGATCGCCCTGCTGGTGGCCGGGATCGGCGCGTGGAACCGGTGGCGGACGCTGCCCGCGGTCCGCGCGGCGACGGGCTTCGCCGACCGCGGGCGTGCGGCCGGGCTGGTCACGCGCGCCGTCCGCGTCGAGGCCGCGCTGCTGGTCGTGCTGCTCGGCGTGACCGGCTTCCTCGTCAACCAGTCCCCCCGTCCGGCGCCCGTCACCGCGGCGTCCGGCACCACCGGCGTCGGCGCCGCGACCGCCGGCGACCTGCGCGTGCTCGCGGTCCTCGACCCCCGGCGTACGGGCTCCAACACCGTGCTCGTGCAGGTGCAGGACGCCAGCGGCGAGCCCTACGACCCGCCGTCGAACCCGGTGGTGGAGCTGCGCACCGAGGGCCTCGACATCGGCGCCGTCGCGGTGGTGCCGATCGCCGCCGGCACGTACCGCGGCAGGGTCGTGATCCCGCGCGCCGGCGAGTGGGAGGTGCAGGTCAGCATCCCGCTGAGCCGCTTCGAGAACCCCGTGACGACGGTCAGGCTGAGCGTGCGACCGTGA